The window GGTACCCAAAGTCACCGGACTAATAAGGGCAGTTAAGCCTAAAATAAGCGTGGAATTGGCAATTAAAGAGCCAAGTAAATCACCAAAAACCGCACTGACTTGTTTCTGTCGAGCAGCTCGAAGCTCCAAAGCCAGTTCTGGTAAAGAAGTCCCGACTGCAATTAAAAATAGACCAATTAAAACAATGGGCATATGCAAATCTAAAGCAATTCGGGAGCCGGTTTGTACCACCACGTTAGCAGAGACAAGCAACATGACAATTCCAAAAACAAAACTGCTTAACTGTTTTTTATCATAGCTTTTCCCCAATACATGCAACCATCGACCAACGTTTTTAATTTGCTTAGTAGCTTGTTTTGAAACATCCTGACGTTTGCTATGCAAAACCGTGGCATGGTAAAGCAAAAAGGCAAAAACTAGCAAGGCTCCGTCAGTTCTAGCTAGTTTGCCATCAAGTAGTAAAGTGAGAGGAAACATAAGAATTAAAAATGATTTTAAAACATCTTTTTTAATAAAGCCGTTGACTACTCGTAATCCACCCCCCAAAACCGCTACCATTCCAATAACCAAAGTCACATCAGCTACATTAGAGCCGATTACCATTCCTACCACTAGTTTTGGTTTGCCAGCTATGGCACTAGAAAGAGCTACAAATAGTTCTGGTAGTGAAGTAGCTACTGCTGAAAATAGCCCGGCTATAGCAAAAATCTCAACTTTACTCGATTTTGATAAAGCGTTTAAGGCAGTGATAATAATTTGACTAGCTTTGGTCAGGAAAAACAGGGCCGCAAAAAACAGCAAAACATCTACTAAAGTAATAAAAAAACTTAGCATGGGCAGGGAAGTAGGCAATTAGTTACTAAATATAATGATAACAAGAGAAAGTTTGAAGTGTAAAGAGTATAAGCTTAAAAACGCCGACAACAAATACAATATCCACATTTTAATCCCGTTACTTGTCCCATAACTCTTTGCTTAGGGCAAGTATTTGACTCAGGAGTCCACATTGATTCTATTATTCCCCCGCTATAAAAGCAGCCTAATTCTGTAAATTCTTGAGCCTTTCTTTGAGGAGAGTACAGATTATATTGGTAAACAAAAAAACCAATGAGCAATAATAAAAATACTCCCAATACTCCAATTATAAATTTGTTCATAACATGATTATAGAAATGAAAAAAGGCCTTATGCAAGAGTCAGTTGTGTGATTTTATTTTTAAATATTTCTTCATCAAATC of the Candidatus Beckwithbacteria bacterium genome contains:
- a CDS encoding sodium:calcium antiporter; this encodes MLSFFITLVDVLLFFAALFFLTKASQIIITALNALSKSSKVEIFAIAGLFSAVATSLPELFVALSSAIAGKPKLVVGMVIGSNVADVTLVIGMVAVLGGGLRVVNGFIKKDVLKSFLILMFPLTLLLDGKLARTDGALLVFAFLLYHATVLHSKRQDVSKQATKQIKNVGRWLHVLGKSYDKKQLSSFVFGIVMLLVSANVVVQTGSRIALDLHMPIVLIGLFLIAVGTSLPELALELRAARQKQVSAVFGDLLGSLIANSTLILGLTALISPVTLGTGSTSVLTASIMFLFGFALLWLFVRTKLILQRWEGLVLVGLYALFLFIEYSLA